From Streptomyces durmitorensis, a single genomic window includes:
- a CDS encoding urease subunit alpha — translation MSIDPYAYAATHGPRAGDRVRLGDSGLVVRVESDSQEYGEEFLAGFGKTARDGLHLKAAAVRETCDVVISNVLVIDAVQGIRKVSIGIREGRIHAIGRAGNPDTLDGVDVVVGTGTSIVSGEGLIATAGSVDTHVHLLSPRIMEASLASGVTTIIGQEFGPVWGVGVNSPWALKHAFNAFDAWPVNIGFLGRGSSSHDAPLIEALAEGGASGFKVHEDMGAHTRALDTALRVAEEHDVQVALHSDGLNECLSVEDTLKVLEGRTIHAFHIEGCGGGHVPNVLKMAGVPNVIGSSTNPTLPFGRDAVAEHYGMIVSVHDLKTDLPGDAAMARDRIRAGTMGAEDVLHDLGAIGITSSDAQGMGRAGETVRRTFAMAGKMKAELGPMDGDGAGDDNARVLRYMAKLTINPAIAHGLAHEVGSIEVGKMADVVLWKPEFFGAKPQLVLKYGFPAYGVVGDPNAATDTCEPLVLGPQFGAYGATPADISVAFVAQAAVDQGNDQMPTRRRRVAVRGTRGIGPADLRLNSRTGSIDVDQRSGLVTLDGDPVRSEPADSVSLNRLYFL, via the coding sequence ATGAGCATCGATCCGTACGCGTACGCCGCCACCCATGGGCCCCGCGCGGGCGACCGCGTCAGGCTCGGCGACTCGGGCCTGGTGGTCCGGGTGGAGTCCGACTCGCAGGAGTACGGCGAGGAGTTCCTGGCCGGGTTCGGCAAGACGGCCCGTGACGGGCTGCATCTGAAGGCCGCCGCCGTCCGCGAGACCTGTGACGTCGTGATCAGCAATGTGCTGGTGATCGACGCCGTGCAGGGCATCCGCAAGGTGTCCATCGGGATCAGGGAAGGCCGCATCCACGCCATAGGGCGGGCCGGGAATCCCGACACCCTCGACGGCGTCGACGTCGTCGTCGGCACCGGCACGTCCATCGTCTCGGGCGAGGGGCTCATCGCCACCGCCGGATCCGTGGACACGCATGTCCATCTGCTGTCGCCGCGCATCATGGAGGCCTCGCTGGCCTCCGGTGTCACCACGATCATCGGCCAGGAGTTCGGGCCGGTGTGGGGCGTCGGGGTCAACTCGCCCTGGGCGCTGAAGCACGCGTTCAACGCCTTCGACGCCTGGCCCGTCAACATCGGCTTCCTGGGCCGGGGTTCGTCCTCGCACGACGCCCCCCTGATCGAGGCGCTCGCCGAGGGCGGTGCGTCGGGCTTCAAGGTGCACGAGGACATGGGCGCGCACACGCGGGCACTCGACACGGCGTTGCGGGTGGCCGAGGAGCATGACGTCCAAGTCGCCCTGCACAGCGACGGGTTGAACGAGTGTCTGTCCGTCGAGGACACCTTGAAGGTCCTTGAGGGGCGGACCATTCACGCCTTCCACATCGAGGGGTGCGGTGGCGGGCATGTGCCGAACGTGCTGAAGATGGCGGGCGTGCCGAATGTGATCGGCTCCTCCACCAATCCCACGCTGCCCTTCGGGCGTGACGCGGTCGCCGAGCACTACGGGATGATCGTCTCGGTCCATGACCTGAAGACGGATCTGCCGGGTGACGCGGCGATGGCCCGTGACCGGATCCGGGCCGGGACCATGGGCGCCGAGGACGTGCTGCACGACCTGGGCGCCATCGGGATCACCTCGTCGGACGCGCAGGGCATGGGGCGCGCGGGCGAGACCGTACGCAGGACGTTCGCGATGGCCGGGAAGATGAAGGCCGAGCTCGGCCCGATGGACGGGGACGGCGCGGGCGACGACAACGCGCGCGTCCTGCGCTACATGGCCAAGCTGACCATCAACCCCGCCATCGCCCACGGCCTCGCCCACGAGGTCGGCTCCATCGAGGTCGGCAAGATGGCCGACGTGGTGCTGTGGAAGCCCGAATTCTTCGGCGCCAAGCCGCAGTTGGTCCTGAAGTACGGCTTCCCGGCCTACGGCGTCGTGGGCGACCCGAACGCCGCGACCGACACGTGCGAACCTCTCGTCCTGGGGCCGCAGTTCGGCGCGTACGGTGCGACGCCCGCCGACATCTCGGTGGCCTTCGTCGCGCAGGCCGCCGTCGACCAGGGCAACGACCAGATGCCGACCCGGCGGCGCCGCGTCGCCGTGCGGGGCACCCGCGGCATCGGCCCCGCCGACCTGCGGCTCAACTCCCGCACCGGATCCATCGACGTCGACCAGCGCTCCGGCCTGGTCACGCTCGACGGCGACCCGGTCAGGTCCGAGCCCGCCGACTCCGTCTCGCTCAACCGCCTCTACTTCCTGTAG
- the ureA gene encoding urease subunit gamma, which translates to MRLTPTERDRLLLFGAAELARARKARGLRLNVPEATALIADTVCEAARDGARLAEAIERARSVLGPDDVLPGVADVVTEVHVEAVFDDGSRLAVVSQPIGAGLGSEAPGALLPGPEHAELAPVVTLTVHNTASVPVSVTSHFHLFEANPRLDFDRGAAYGMRLAVPAGSSVRFGPGESVEVGLVPIGGERVAIGFAGLVDGALDAPGAKEEALRRAVACGYLGADRGAER; encoded by the coding sequence GTGCGGCTTACCCCCACGGAACGCGACCGGCTGCTGCTCTTCGGGGCGGCCGAGCTGGCCAGGGCCCGCAAGGCGCGCGGCCTCAGACTCAACGTCCCCGAGGCGACCGCGCTGATCGCGGACACGGTGTGCGAGGCGGCCCGCGACGGGGCCAGGCTCGCCGAGGCGATCGAGCGGGCACGCTCGGTCCTCGGGCCCGACGACGTCCTGCCGGGCGTCGCGGACGTGGTGACCGAGGTGCATGTGGAGGCCGTCTTCGACGACGGCTCCCGGCTCGCGGTCGTCTCGCAGCCCATCGGCGCGGGGTTGGGGAGTGAGGCTCCCGGGGCGCTGCTGCCCGGTCCCGAGCACGCGGAGCTCGCGCCCGTCGTGACGCTCACGGTGCACAACACCGCGTCCGTGCCCGTCTCCGTCACCTCGCACTTCCATCTCTTCGAGGCCAATCCGCGGCTCGACTTCGACCGCGGCGCCGCGTACGGCATGCGGCTCGCGGTGCCTGCCGGGTCCTCCGTCCGCTTCGGCCCTGGCGAGAGCGTCGAGGTCGGGCTGGTGCCCATCGGCGGCGAGCGCGTCGCGATCGGCTTCGCCGGTCTGGTGGACGGCGCCCTTGATGCGCCCGGCGCCAAGGAAGAGGCCCTGCGCAGGGCCGTGGCCTGCGGATACCTGGGAGCTGACCGAGGAGCTGAGCGATGA
- a CDS encoding cytosine permease, with the protein MPIEQRGVDTIPDGERTSGPRDLISILLGSNLCLGVIVFGWLPVSFGLGWWASVTSVVAGTVIGTALTAPLALVSLRTGTNLSTSSGAQFGVRGRLVGSIVGLLLSLGYTALTIWIGGDVMVGVLHRLIGLPAGGLSYGIVYALLAAATVTGAVYGYRVLLKLSRVLAVGMTALLILGAVAYAPDFTTSALPDAGGYLLGSFWPTWLLALVAAGLSGPIAFITLLGDYTRYVSPTRHSSRTVLRASWAGLLAGLLVPQLFGTFTAYAAGAALDYAGPLVSASPTWYLIPLLLAASAGSVGNAGLMLYSMGLDLDAILPRASRARATYTVAVVATGCVFVGHYAWEAQDAMTSFVLLLTAIGTPWAVITLIGFARCGGVYDAEALQVFNRRSRGGIYWYRSGWNIPATVSWALGAAVGLAAVSLPSYEGPLLSLTGGVDCSFLLSGVVGGLAYVVLERGKATEPAPEEAPAVSAPTP; encoded by the coding sequence ATGCCGATAGAACAGCGCGGAGTCGACACCATCCCGGACGGGGAACGCACCAGCGGCCCCCGCGATCTCATCTCGATCCTGCTCGGCTCCAACCTCTGTCTCGGGGTGATCGTCTTCGGCTGGCTGCCGGTGTCGTTCGGCCTCGGCTGGTGGGCGTCGGTCACCTCCGTGGTGGCGGGCACGGTGATCGGCACGGCCCTCACAGCCCCCCTCGCCCTGGTCTCACTCCGGACGGGCACGAACCTCTCCACCTCCTCCGGAGCTCAGTTCGGCGTACGGGGCCGTCTGGTCGGCTCGATCGTCGGCCTCCTCCTCTCCCTCGGCTACACCGCGCTGACCATCTGGATCGGCGGCGACGTCATGGTGGGCGTCCTGCACCGCCTGATCGGGCTCCCGGCGGGCGGCCTGTCCTACGGGATCGTGTACGCGCTCCTGGCCGCCGCCACGGTGACGGGCGCGGTCTACGGCTACCGGGTCCTGCTGAAGCTGTCCCGCGTCCTCGCCGTCGGCATGACGGCGCTCCTGATCCTCGGGGCGGTGGCCTACGCCCCCGACTTCACGACGTCGGCCCTTCCCGACGCGGGCGGCTACCTCCTCGGCTCCTTCTGGCCGACGTGGCTGCTCGCCCTGGTGGCTGCGGGCCTGAGCGGCCCGATCGCGTTCATCACGCTCCTGGGCGACTACACGCGCTACGTCTCCCCCACGCGTCACAGCTCGCGCACGGTGCTGCGGGCGTCGTGGGCCGGCCTGCTGGCCGGGCTCCTGGTCCCCCAGCTCTTCGGTACGTTCACGGCGTACGCGGCGGGCGCGGCGCTCGACTACGCGGGCCCGCTGGTGTCCGCATCCCCCACCTGGTACTTGATCCCGCTCCTGCTGGCCGCCTCCGCGGGCTCGGTCGGCAACGCGGGCCTGATGCTGTACTCGATGGGCCTCGACCTGGACGCGATCCTGCCGCGGGCCTCGCGGGCGCGGGCGACGTACACGGTGGCGGTGGTGGCCACGGGGTGCGTGTTCGTGGGCCATTACGCATGGGAGGCGCAGGACGCGATGACGTCCTTCGTCCTGCTCCTCACGGCGATCGGCACACCATGGGCGGTGATCACCCTGATCGGCTTCGCACGCTGCGGGGGCGTGTACGACGCGGAGGCACTCCAGGTCTTCAACCGCCGCTCCAGGGGCGGGATCTACTGGTACCGCTCGGGCTGGAACATCCCGGCGACGGTGAGCTGGGCGCTGGGCGCGGCGGTCGGCCTGGCCGCGGTCTCACTCCCCTCCTACGAGGGCCCGCTGCTCTCGCTCACCGGCGGGGTGGACTGCAGCTTCCTGCTGTCGGGCGTGGTGGGCGGCCTTGCGTACGTGGTCCTGGAGCGGGGGAAGGCTACCGAGCCGGCGCCGGAGGAGGCCCCGGCGGTCAGCGCGCCGACGCCGTGA
- a CDS encoding class I SAM-dependent methyltransferase has protein sequence MLRGIFDGDAELYDRVRPRYPSGLIDALVQQAQLSPRSRVLEVAPGTGQLTVPLARVGGVLTAVELGPALAAVARRNLAPYPRAHVEVAEFEAWPLPPEPYDLVVCATAFHWLDPDVRVPKMRAALRGGGTLAVVTTEHVAGGSSDFWVEVQGCYERWDPDATEPGLRLPEESTVRTDVGEIERAHGLGPVTVRRFARDITYTADQYIDVLRTYSGHRALDHDTRAGLLRCVRELIDGTYGGFVVKRYLHELITASAR, from the coding sequence ATGTTGCGTGGGATTTTTGATGGGGATGCCGAGTTGTATGACCGGGTTCGGCCGCGGTATCCCTCCGGGTTGATCGATGCACTGGTCCAGCAGGCGCAGCTGAGCCCCCGCAGCAGGGTGCTGGAAGTGGCCCCGGGTACGGGGCAGTTGACCGTGCCGCTGGCCCGGGTCGGCGGTGTTCTCACTGCCGTGGAGCTGGGGCCCGCCCTCGCCGCCGTGGCGCGGCGCAACCTCGCCCCCTATCCCCGGGCCCACGTCGAGGTGGCCGAATTCGAGGCGTGGCCTCTGCCCCCGGAGCCGTATGACCTCGTCGTGTGCGCCACCGCCTTTCACTGGCTGGACCCTGATGTGCGGGTGCCCAAGATGAGGGCGGCGCTGCGGGGTGGTGGGACGTTAGCCGTTGTCACCACTGAGCATGTCGCCGGGGGGAGTTCGGACTTCTGGGTGGAGGTCCAGGGGTGTTATGAGCGGTGGGATCCCGACGCCACCGAGCCCGGCCTGCGGCTGCCCGAGGAGAGCACCGTCCGGACCGATGTCGGTGAGATCGAGCGGGCGCACGGCCTCGGCCCCGTCACCGTGCGGCGCTTCGCGCGGGACATCACCTACACCGCCGATCAGTACATCGACGTGCTCCGCACCTACTCCGGGCACCGCGCCCTCGATCACGACACCCGTGCCGGACTGTTGAGGTGTGTGCGGGAGTTGATCGACGGCACGTACGGCGGCTTCGTCGTCAAGCGGTATCTGCATGAGTTGATCACGGCGTCGGCGCGCTGA
- a CDS encoding branched-chain amino acid aminotransferase, which yields MTTTPTPTIELKPTANPLSTAEREAILANPGFGRHFTDHMVTIKWTEGRGWHDGQLVPYGPLSLDPATNVLHYAQEIFEGLKAYRQPDGTVASFRPEANAERFQRSARRLAMPELPVETFIEACDALVKQDKAWVPAHGGEESLYLRPFMIASEVGLGVKPANEYLFIVIASPAGAYFPGGVKPVSIWLSEDRVRAVPGGVGDAKTGGNYAASLLAQAEAAEKGCDQVAYLDAVEHKWVEELGGMNLYFVYGDKIVTPTLTGSLLAGITRDSLLTVARDLGYTSEESRVSIDQWQADTSEGTLTEVFACGTAAVITPVGTVKCRSGEWTQSGGQPGPVTMKLREALLDVQRGTAKDRHGWMHDLG from the coding sequence ATGACGACGACGCCGACACCCACGATCGAGCTCAAGCCCACCGCGAACCCGCTGTCCACGGCGGAGCGCGAGGCGATCCTGGCCAACCCCGGGTTCGGTCGCCACTTCACCGATCACATGGTGACGATCAAGTGGACGGAGGGCCGCGGCTGGCACGACGGTCAGCTCGTGCCGTACGGCCCGCTCTCCCTCGACCCGGCGACCAACGTCCTGCACTACGCGCAGGAGATCTTCGAGGGCCTGAAGGCCTACCGCCAGCCCGACGGCACGGTGGCCTCCTTCCGCCCCGAGGCCAACGCGGAGCGCTTCCAGCGGTCGGCGCGGCGGCTCGCGATGCCGGAGCTGCCGGTCGAGACGTTCATCGAGGCGTGCGACGCGCTGGTGAAGCAGGACAAGGCGTGGGTGCCGGCGCACGGTGGCGAGGAGTCGCTGTACCTGCGTCCGTTCATGATCGCGAGCGAGGTCGGGCTCGGTGTGAAGCCGGCCAACGAGTACCTGTTCATCGTGATCGCGTCCCCCGCGGGCGCGTACTTCCCCGGTGGGGTCAAGCCCGTCTCGATCTGGCTGTCGGAGGACCGCGTGCGGGCGGTCCCGGGCGGCGTGGGCGACGCCAAGACCGGCGGCAACTACGCGGCGTCCCTGCTGGCGCAGGCCGAGGCCGCGGAGAAGGGCTGCGACCAGGTCGCGTACCTGGACGCCGTGGAGCACAAGTGGGTCGAGGAGCTCGGCGGGATGAACCTGTACTTCGTGTACGGGGACAAGATCGTGACGCCGACGTTGACGGGCTCGCTGCTGGCCGGGATCACCCGGGACTCGCTGCTCACGGTCGCCCGTGACCTCGGCTACACGTCGGAGGAGTCGCGTGTCTCGATCGACCAGTGGCAGGCGGACACGTCCGAGGGCACGCTGACGGAGGTCTTCGCGTGCGGTACCGCCGCGGTGATCACTCCGGTGGGTACGGTCAAGTGCCGCTCGGGTGAGTGGACGCAGAGCGGGGGGCAGCCGGGCCCGGTGACGATGAAGCTGCGGGAAGCGCTGCTGGATGTGCAGCGGGGGACTGCGAAGGACCGGCACGGCTGGATGCATGACCTCGGCTGA
- a CDS encoding 3-isopropylmalate dehydrogenase, which translates to MSRSINLAVIPGDGIGQEVVAQGLKVLNAVLPQDVKLETKEFDFGAKRYHATGETLTDADVEALKQYDAILLGAIGDPSVPSGVLERGFLLKLRFLFDHHVNLRPSKLLPGVATPLAGQPEIDFIVVREGTEGPYTGNGGSIRTGTPHEVATEVSVNTAFGVERVVRDAFARAQARPRKKLTLVHKNNVLAYAGHLWTNVFNEVAKDFPDVTTDYIHVDAATIYLVTDPGRFDVIVTDNLFGDIITDLAAAVSGGIGVAASGNINPSREFPSMFEPVHGSAPDIAGQGKADPSATVLSVALLLRHLGYEDEAARIETAVSADLSERGDSVRTTEQIGDALAVRVAG; encoded by the coding sequence ATGTCTCGCAGCATCAATCTCGCAGTGATCCCCGGTGATGGAATCGGCCAGGAAGTCGTGGCCCAGGGGCTCAAGGTCCTCAATGCCGTCCTCCCGCAGGATGTGAAGCTGGAGACCAAGGAGTTCGACTTCGGCGCCAAGCGCTACCACGCGACCGGTGAGACCCTCACCGACGCCGACGTCGAGGCCCTCAAGCAGTACGACGCGATCCTCCTCGGCGCGATCGGCGACCCCTCGGTCCCGTCCGGCGTCCTGGAGCGCGGCTTCCTGCTGAAGCTCCGCTTCCTCTTCGACCACCACGTCAACCTGCGGCCGTCGAAGCTCCTTCCGGGTGTCGCCACTCCGCTCGCGGGGCAGCCGGAGATCGACTTCATCGTCGTACGCGAAGGGACCGAGGGCCCGTACACGGGCAACGGCGGCTCGATCCGCACCGGCACCCCGCACGAGGTCGCCACCGAGGTCTCCGTCAACACCGCCTTCGGTGTGGAGCGCGTGGTCCGTGACGCCTTCGCCCGCGCCCAGGCCCGCCCGCGCAAGAAGCTGACGCTGGTCCACAAGAACAACGTCCTCGCGTACGCCGGTCACCTCTGGACGAACGTCTTCAACGAGGTGGCGAAGGACTTCCCCGACGTCACCACCGACTACATCCACGTGGACGCGGCGACGATCTACCTCGTCACCGACCCGGGCCGCTTCGACGTGATCGTCACCGACAACCTCTTCGGCGACATCATCACCGACCTCGCCGCGGCCGTCTCCGGCGGCATCGGCGTCGCGGCCTCCGGCAACATCAACCCGAGCCGCGAGTTCCCGTCGATGTTCGAGCCCGTGCACGGCTCGGCGCCGGACATCGCGGGCCAGGGCAAGGCCGACCCGTCGGCCACCGTTCTGTCCGTCGCACTGCTCCTGCGTCACCTCGGTTACGAGGACGAGGCGGCGCGCATCGAGACCGCCGTCTCCGCGGACCTCTCGGAGCGCGGCGACTCGGTCCGCACCACCGAGCAGATCGGCGACGCGCTCGCCGTACGAGTAGCGGGCTGA
- a CDS encoding purple acid phosphatase family protein, which yields MDTPNVGIPERLAAGMSMPEQHEYLRRKLSRRKVLASSFATAGTVGGIGLLAGSSGNAHGEGASASSPLAAPSAPVKVDGRLVAPFARHLAFGADPKTQMRVSWQVPFAVKSPYLRVGLKPWELSRKIEAEVRDLRTPSLSKKLPAVEQYYLHAALDGLKPGTTYYYGVGHEGFDPASPERMATIGSFRTAPATPEKFVFTAFGDQGVSYDALANDQLILGQNPSFHLHAGDICYADSTGHGKESDTYDARVWDTFLAQTESVAKSVPWMVTTGNHDMEAWYSPNGYGGQSARWSLPENGFDPRNAPGVYSFTYGNVGVVALDANDVSYEIPANKGYTDGKQTAWLDKRLGELRADGSIDFVVVFFHHCMYSTSTHASDGGVRDAWLELFTKHQVDLVVNGHNHVYERTDAIKGGEVGKPVPVGASTDPTRDGIVYVTAGGAGKDLYSFPAGVKDSFEGHVEDRDSILSFHWTKSRLPDPDRVEWSRVRYTGFSFLAVEVTAGVNPKLTVSALAESGERVDHFEVVRGK from the coding sequence ATGGACACCCCGAATGTCGGCATACCGGAGCGGCTCGCGGCCGGGATGAGCATGCCGGAGCAGCACGAGTACCTGCGCAGGAAGCTCTCCCGCCGCAAGGTCCTGGCCAGTTCGTTCGCCACCGCGGGCACGGTCGGCGGGATCGGCCTGCTCGCCGGCAGCTCGGGCAACGCCCACGGTGAGGGCGCGTCGGCGTCGAGCCCGCTCGCCGCGCCGTCCGCGCCCGTGAAGGTCGACGGCAGACTGGTGGCGCCCTTCGCCCGGCATCTGGCCTTCGGGGCCGACCCGAAGACGCAGATGCGGGTCTCCTGGCAGGTGCCGTTCGCGGTCAAGTCCCCTTACCTGCGGGTGGGTCTCAAGCCCTGGGAGCTGAGCCGGAAGATCGAGGCGGAGGTGCGCGACCTGCGCACTCCCTCCCTGTCGAAGAAGCTGCCCGCGGTCGAGCAGTACTACCTGCACGCGGCGCTCGACGGCCTCAAGCCCGGCACGACGTACTACTACGGCGTCGGCCACGAGGGCTTCGACCCGGCGTCACCCGAGCGGATGGCGACGATCGGCTCCTTCCGCACGGCGCCCGCGACACCGGAGAAGTTCGTCTTCACGGCCTTCGGCGACCAGGGCGTGAGCTACGACGCGCTCGCCAACGACCAGTTGATCCTGGGCCAGAACCCGTCCTTCCACCTGCACGCGGGCGACATCTGCTACGCGGACAGCACCGGGCACGGCAAGGAGTCCGACACGTACGACGCGCGGGTGTGGGACACCTTCCTCGCGCAGACGGAGTCGGTGGCGAAGTCGGTCCCGTGGATGGTCACGACGGGCAACCACGACATGGAGGCGTGGTACTCGCCGAACGGCTACGGCGGCCAGAGCGCCCGCTGGTCGCTCCCCGAGAACGGCTTCGACCCGAGGAACGCGCCGGGCGTCTACTCCTTCACGTACGGCAATGTCGGCGTCGTCGCGCTCGACGCGAACGACGTCTCGTACGAGATCCCCGCCAACAAGGGCTACACGGACGGCAAGCAGACCGCCTGGCTGGACAAGCGCCTGGGCGAGCTGCGGGCGGACGGTTCCATCGACTTCGTGGTGGTCTTCTTCCACCACTGCATGTACTCGACGTCGACGCACGCATCCGACGGCGGGGTGCGCGACGCGTGGCTGGAGCTGTTCACCAAGCACCAGGTGGACCTGGTCGTCAACGGCCACAACCACGTCTACGAACGCACCGACGCGATCAAGGGCGGCGAGGTCGGCAAGCCCGTGCCGGTCGGCGCGTCGACCGATCCGACGCGCGACGGCATCGTGTACGTCACCGCGGGCGGCGCGGGCAAGGACCTCTACAGCTTCCCGGCGGGCGTGAAGGACAGCTTCGAGGGGCACGTCGAGGACCGGGACTCGATCCTGTCGTTCCACTGGACGAAGTCGCGCCTTCCCGACCCGGACCGGGTGGAGTGGTCACGGGTGCGGTACACCGGCTTCTCGTTCCTCGCGGTGGAGGTGACGGCCGGTGTGAACCCGAAGCTGACGGTCTCCGCGCTCGCCGAGAGCGGTGAGCGCGTGGACCACTTCGAGGTGGTGCGCGGTAAGTAG
- a CDS encoding LysR family transcriptional regulator, whose translation MDTAAKSAPGAASATRAADLAPHELRVLVAVDSERGFSAAAKALGLTQSAVSHSIRGTERKVGAVLFERGRKGATPTAAGAAAAAHARRVLRLLDTLAAEARGAERGTVAGPLRIAAFRSVALYLLPPVLERLTARHPGIEPEVRVVRELGAGTAGEVAQGRADLGIATIGATSPVPAGLIGDVLIEEPYSLVHPAGHPDPRSLPLVDWHENCGSYTRTWWAGQDWIPKATVLTEDDGAVLSMVSRGLGMAIMPALSLNGAPDGIEITDLGPERPSRSVGYVTTPEQAATVAVRALIRELRAAEGGAGSEARLR comes from the coding sequence ATGGACACAGCCGCGAAGAGCGCTCCTGGAGCCGCGTCCGCCACCCGGGCCGCCGACCTCGCGCCCCACGAACTCCGCGTCCTCGTCGCCGTCGACAGCGAGCGCGGGTTCTCGGCGGCGGCCAAGGCGCTCGGCCTCACGCAGTCCGCGGTCTCGCACTCCATACGCGGGACGGAACGCAAGGTCGGCGCGGTGCTCTTCGAGCGGGGCCGGAAGGGCGCGACGCCGACCGCGGCCGGTGCCGCCGCTGCCGCGCACGCCCGGCGCGTCCTGCGGCTCCTGGACACCCTGGCGGCCGAGGCCCGCGGCGCCGAACGGGGCACGGTCGCGGGACCGCTGCGCATCGCCGCCTTCCGCAGCGTGGCCCTGTACCTCCTTCCGCCCGTCCTGGAGCGCCTCACCGCCCGCCACCCGGGCATCGAGCCGGAGGTGCGCGTCGTGCGCGAGCTGGGCGCGGGCACCGCGGGCGAGGTGGCACAGGGGCGCGCGGACCTGGGCATCGCGACGATCGGGGCGACCTCGCCGGTGCCCGCCGGGCTCATCGGCGACGTACTGATCGAGGAGCCCTATTCGCTGGTGCACCCGGCCGGACACCCCGACCCGCGCTCCCTGCCGCTGGTGGACTGGCACGAGAACTGCGGCTCCTACACCCGGACGTGGTGGGCCGGGCAGGACTGGATCCCGAAGGCGACCGTCCTGACCGAGGACGACGGAGCAGTGCTCTCGATGGTGAGCAGGGGTCTCGGCATGGCGATCATGCCCGCGCTCTCGCTGAACGGAGCACCGGACGGAATCGAGATCACCGATCTCGGTCCGGAGCGCCCGTCACGTTCGGTGGGCTATGTCACCACCCCGGAGCAGGCCGCCACTGTCGCCGTGCGGGCCCTGATCCGCGAGCTCAGAGCGGCCGAAGGAGGGGCCGGGAGTGAAGCCCGTCTCAGATAG
- a CDS encoding NADP-dependent oxidoreductase, whose translation MTETARTVHQTARPHGFPTPGHFAFVESALPEPAPGTALVENLYWSVDPYHREMMDGEFALNAPLEGRALGRVVESRDPALREGELVFHRQGWRTHSVVTPEEARTLPRFDGVPLSAHLSILGGTGLTAYVGLTRVAELREGQDVFVSAAAGAVGTATGRLARLIGAGRLVGSAGTAAKAAYLTEHVGYDEAFDYHTGPTAELLAKAAPDGIDVYIDNVGGEPLEAAISSLREFGRIVRIGTIAQYNSTGAPYTLRNLPDIVEKSLRMEGFHVRNYRDLQEELYEFVVPHLQSGRVGLDETVVEGFDGIVDAFLGMLRGENRGKIIVRAAGADA comes from the coding sequence ATGACCGAGACCGCACGCACCGTGCACCAGACCGCCCGCCCCCACGGCTTCCCCACCCCCGGCCACTTCGCGTTCGTGGAGTCCGCGCTGCCCGAACCCGCCCCGGGCACGGCCCTGGTGGAGAACCTCTACTGGTCGGTTGACCCCTACCACCGCGAAATGATGGACGGTGAGTTCGCGCTGAACGCCCCCTTGGAGGGCCGCGCGCTCGGCCGCGTCGTGGAATCCCGCGACCCCGCGCTCCGCGAGGGCGAGCTCGTCTTCCACCGGCAGGGCTGGCGCACCCACTCCGTCGTCACCCCCGAAGAGGCGCGCACCCTCCCCCGCTTCGACGGCGTACCGCTCTCCGCGCACCTGAGCATCCTCGGCGGCACCGGCCTGACCGCCTACGTCGGCCTCACCCGCGTCGCCGAACTCCGCGAGGGGCAGGACGTGTTCGTCTCCGCGGCGGCCGGAGCCGTGGGCACGGCCACCGGGCGGCTGGCCCGGCTGATCGGCGCGGGACGGCTCGTCGGCAGCGCGGGCACGGCGGCGAAGGCGGCGTACCTGACGGAACACGTCGGCTACGACGAGGCGTTCGACTACCACACGGGCCCGACGGCCGAACTGCTCGCGAAGGCGGCGCCCGACGGGATCGATGTCTACATCGACAACGTCGGCGGTGAGCCCCTCGAAGCCGCGATCTCCTCGCTGCGCGAGTTCGGGCGGATCGTACGCATCGGCACGATCGCCCAGTACAACAGCACCGGCGCGCCGTACACCCTGCGCAACCTCCCCGACATCGTGGAGAAGAGCCTGCGCATGGAGGGCTTCCATGTCCGCAACTACCGTGATCTGCAAGAGGAGTTGTACGAGTTCGTGGTGCCGCACCTGCAGAGCGGGCGCGTCGGGCTCGACGAGACCGTGGTGGAGGGCTTCGACGGGATCGTGGACGCGTTCCTGGGGATGCTGCGGGGCGAGAACCGGGGCAAGATCATCGTGCGGGCAGCGGGAGCGGATGCCTGA